The Thermodesulfovibrionales bacterium DNA segment TTATGGATGGTTCTTAAGCGGTATGTAAGAAAAATCATTACAATGTATCCTCTACTTCAGGCTCTTATTTTTTGCCATAACATTGAGGCATCAGAACTTTCTAAGGTATCAGGCCTTATAGATGAAAATAAACACAGGGAGGCAGCTGAACTGCTTGAGAAAATAAAACCTGAGGAAAGCGAAAAACCACTTTACTATCTCCTAAGGGCTAAGGCCTATACAGGCATTGAGAAGTTTTCTGAGGCGCTAACCGCCTTACAGTCTGCGATTTCTTCCTCTACAGGACCCTTAAAAGAAGAGGCAATGTATCTCAGGGCTTCTCTTTATTTGAAGAAAAAATTCTATCCAGAGGCATCAACTAATTTCAGACTCTTTCTGAGTCAGTTTCCTGAATCTAAATATAAAAATGAAGCCCTCTTGGGCCTCGCCGAATCACTCAGAAAAAGCGGACAGTATCGTGAAGCCCTGAAGTATTATGAAAAGGCAGGTGGCTGTAGAGCCTGTCTTTACGGAAAGGCAAATACACTCCATCTCCTGGGAAGATATAGTGAGGCAAACAGGCTCTATCTTGAACTCCTTTTAGCTGATGGAGGATATTTAAAGACCTCACAGGAGACCCTCCTTCTGTTGGGAGAGAATATGATGTTACTTGGAAAAAGAGATGAGGCAAGAAAATTTTTAAACTCTGTAAAGGAACCTCCTTTTAAGTACCAAGCCTATTTAATCTTAGGGGAGATGGAGTTGAATTCAGGAAACCTCAGTGAGAGCCTCAAATTTTTCGAGCAGGCACTTCAGAGTTCTGATCACAGGCTTAGGCAAAAGGCTTATTTATTAAGTGCAGAGGTACTTTTTGCACTTGGCAGATTTGATGAGGCAGAAAAAAGGCTTGAATCTCTCAGGGCATCCTATCCCTTTGGGGGGGCATATAATAGATCTCTTATTCTTTTATCCGAAATATACAGAAATAAGGGAAGATATAAGGAGGCTATAGTTGCGTTAAAAACCCTGCTTCTTAGAAGAGATACAGTGGCTGAGGCATTAGAGAGATTGAAAAAATTTATGCTTGAAATAGCCCTGAAAGAAAGAGAACAATTTTTAAGCCTCTGGAGGGATCTCAAGAGATTTCTCCTTGATAATCAGCATATCAGTTTTCTTTTTGAAATCGCAGAATATATGAGAGATTCAAAGCAGGATTTTTTTGAGCTCGCAAGATGGCTTTATCAAAACACCAGTGGTGATCAAAGACAGAAGGCTTCCTTCTTGCTCGCTGATTTTTATTCCAGAACGGGCGAGACTGAGATGGCCTTAGGACTTCTCAGGGACATAAAACCTGAAAGTGATGAAGAAATAAGGCTTATGGCAGGGCTTCTAATGAATAAAAGAGATTACCAATCAGCTTTTATTTACCTCAGCAGGTTGAAAGAGATCAGGATTGAAGACATTCCTTTGATTACTGAATTATCACTGCACATAAAAAAACCTGAGATTATCAGCATTTTTGAAAAAGCTGTAAGTGATCCTGATGCACCTGCCAGAGGATATTTAAGACTTGCAGATCTTCTTTATGAAAAGGATAAAAAGAGAGCTCTCCATTATTACCGGTTAGCCCTTTCAGAGAAAAAAAGGGTGGAGCTTGATGAAAAAGAGATTGAATGGGCAAATTACAGGGTAGCACTCATAAATAACACACCTCCAGCTGGTAAAAATGATGGGCTTTCCAGCCTTCTGATTGAGGAAAGAAAAACCCTTAATAGATTAAGGAGGAATCTTTGAGCGAACTTAAACTCCTTAATGAAGCATTCCAGAGTTTCCAGAAGGCATCAAAAAGCCTGGAGCTCTGTTACAGAGAGCTTCAGGAAAGGATAAGGTATCTCACCGATGAGCTTGAAAAGAAGAATAGGGACCTGGTTGCTGCCTTGCAGGAGGTACAGAGAAACAGGGATTTTCTTGAAGCCCTCGTCCAGAGCATGGAAGAGGCAATTATAGTTATTGACCCTGAAGAAAAGATAATGATGATAAACCACTCGGCAGAGGAATTTTTTGGGATAAAAGAAGAAGATATCAGGGGTAGGAGCCTT contains these protein-coding regions:
- a CDS encoding tetratricopeptide repeat protein gives rise to the protein MVLKRYVRKIITMYPLLQALIFCHNIEASELSKVSGLIDENKHREAAELLEKIKPEESEKPLYYLLRAKAYTGIEKFSEALTALQSAISSSTGPLKEEAMYLRASLYLKKKFYPEASTNFRLFLSQFPESKYKNEALLGLAESLRKSGQYREALKYYEKAGGCRACLYGKANTLHLLGRYSEANRLYLELLLADGGYLKTSQETLLLLGENMMLLGKRDEARKFLNSVKEPPFKYQAYLILGEMELNSGNLSESLKFFEQALQSSDHRLRQKAYLLSAEVLFALGRFDEAEKRLESLRASYPFGGAYNRSLILLSEIYRNKGRYKEAIVALKTLLLRRDTVAEALERLKKFMLEIALKEREQFLSLWRDLKRFLLDNQHISFLFEIAEYMRDSKQDFFELARWLYQNTSGDQRQKASFLLADFYSRTGETEMALGLLRDIKPESDEEIRLMAGLLMNKRDYQSAFIYLSRLKEIRIEDIPLITELSLHIKKPEIISIFEKAVSDPDAPARGYLRLADLLYEKDKKRALHYYRLALSEKKRVELDEKEIEWANYRVALINNTPPAGKNDGLSSLLIEERKTLNRLRRNL
- a CDS encoding PAS domain-containing protein: MSELKLLNEAFQSFQKASKSLELCYRELQERIRYLTDELEKKNRDLVAALQEVQRNRDFLEALVQSMEEAIIVIDPEEKIMMINHSAEEFFGIKEEDIRGRSLSDLDFSITHDGADAVLLAGGRKRKIILSNSPVVSNGSFTGEVI